The proteins below come from a single Malus domestica chromosome 03, GDT2T_hap1 genomic window:
- the LOC103444924 gene encoding uncharacterized protein isoform X2: MKSSRRSITSLLLRRLQNLTPFKPTTILQPRRTFCAKSPANANNGNVPETSVSSYHEQYKQLEKLDFMTATKMLFTALPSKIKFGLDFHLVQLFFCCLPSLGTGEEKEERSNKSKRRTKRY, translated from the exons ATGAAATCCAGTAGGAGATCGATCACTTCCCTGCTACTCAG GCGGTTACAAAATTTAACTCCTTTCAAACCCACAACAATCTTACAGCCAAGGAGAACATTTTGCGCCAAATCCCCCGCAAATGCCAACAACGGCAACGTCCCGGAGACGAGTGTGAGTTCGTACCATGAACAGTATAAGCAGCTGGAGAAGCTCGACTTCATGACCGCCACTAAAATGCTCTTCACTGCTCTCCCTTCGAAAATTAAATTTGG GCTCGATTTCCATTTGGTACAACTGTTCTTTTGTTGCCTGCCTTCCCTGG GAActggagaagaaaaagaagaaagaagcaacaaaagcaaaagacgaACTAAACGCTACTga
- the LOC139194699 gene encoding uncharacterized protein, with amino-acid sequence MILTVQKNDAFGVIGLIPEQKINAALRILAYAASADQVDEITRMGKSTILESLMRFCRAIESIYTAEYLRRPIEMDLQRLLKKGEMRGFHGMIGSIDLFNDVLQGKAPKVMHWVNRHEYDRPCYLADGIYSRWSSFVKTVSRPRSAKEKHFASCQEGCKKDVERYFSIIQARWAIVRGSAIMFDLESLQSIMMTCIILQNMIVEDEYVMMPLMNISQTR; translated from the exons atgattcttactgtgcaaaagaatgatgcttTTGGTGTTATAGGTCTCAttcctgagcaaaaaattaatGCTGCCTTGCGGATACTTGCATATGcagcatctgcagaccaagtggatgagataacgaggatggggaaatcaaccattcttgagtccctgatgaggttttgtagagcaatcgaatctatctacaccgcagagtacctccgaAGACCTATTGAGATGGACTTACAAAGACTTCTGAAGAAaggcgagatgcgaggttttcatgggatgattggaagcatcgatt tgttcaacgatgtcctgcaaggaaaggcaccaaaagtcatgCACTGGGTCAACAGACATGAGTACGACAGGCCATGCTACCTAGCAGACGGCATTTACTCAAGGTGGTcatcgtttgtcaaaacagtgtcacgtccgcgaagtgcaaaggaaaaacactttgcaagctgtcaagaggggtgcaagaaggatgtggagcgttatTTTAGTATCATCCAAGCTCGCTGGGCGATTGTCAGGGGTTCTGCCATAATGTTTGATTTAGAGTCGCTtcaatccatcatgatgacgtgcatcattcttcaaaacatgattgtggaagatgagtacgttATGATGCCATTGATGAATATAAGCCAGACACGATGA
- the LOC103444925 gene encoding protein STRICTOSIDINE SYNTHASE-LIKE 3, whose amino-acid sequence MKPSRVLAALFLLVAVYCGIDPFKHSAIVEFPDFQAHKVEMPPWSLVPEDKDTENLLQKSEIRFLNQVQGPESVTFDPLGRGPYTGVADGRVLFWNGQAWTDFAYTSPHRSDICSPKPSPLSYLKNEHICGRPLGLRFDKKTGDLYIADAYLGLLKVGPEGGLATSLTTEAEGVPLRFTNDLDIDEEGNIYFTDSSTMYQRRNFMQLVFSGEDTGRVLKYNPTTKETTVLQRNIRFPNGLSLSKDGSFFLFCEGAVGRLRKYWLKGEKAGTSEVFAVLPGFPDNVRTNENGEFWVALHCRRNLYTHICAAFPQLRKFLLKLPVPSRIQFLLHIGGRLHAVVVKYSPEGKILQILEDSEGKVVKAVSEVEEKDGKLWMGSVLMPFIAVYDLD is encoded by the exons ATGAAGCCCAGCAGAGTACTGGCGGCTCTGTTCCTTTTGGTGGCTGTCTACTGCGGAATCGACCCTTTTAAGCACAGTGCAATTGTGGAATTCCCGGACTTCCAAGCCCATAAGGTGGAGATGCCGCCGTGGTCCTTGGTTCCGGAAGACAAAGACACCGAGAACCTCCTGCAGAAATCGGAGATTAGGTTCCTTAACCAAGTGCAAGGCCCTGAGAGCGTCACCTTTGACCCGCTTGGCCGCGGACCTTACACCGGCGTTGCTGATGGCAGAGTGTTGTTCTGGAATGGCCAAGCTTGGACTGATTTCGCCTATACTTCGCCTCACAG GTCAGATATATGTAGCCCAAAGCCATCACCTTTGAGTTACTTGAAGAATGAGCACATCTGTGGAAGGCCTCTGGGGCTACGCTTTGACAAGAAAACAGGTGATTTATACATCGCAGATGCATATCTTGGTCTGTTGAAGGTGGGGCCAGAAGGTGGTTTGGCAACTTCACTTACGACAGAGGCAGAAGGGGTGCCGCTAAGGTTTACTAATGATCTTGACATTGATGAAGAAGGGAATATTTATTTTACAGATAGTAGCACCATGTACCAGAGGAG GAACTTCATGCAATTGGTTTTCTCCGGGGAGGACACTGGGAGGGTTCTAAAATACAACCCAACCACAAAGGAAACAACTGTTCTTCAGAGGAATATCCGATTTCCAAATGGTCTGTCTCTGAGCAAGGATGGttccttctttctcttttgtGAAGGAGCCGTGGGCAG ATTACGCAAGTACTGGTTGAAGGGTGAAAAAGCAGGAACTTCAGAAGTATTTGCAGTGCTGCCGGGATTTCCAGACAATGTCAGAACTAACGAAAATGGTGAATTTTGGGTGGCACTCCACTGCCGCCGGAATTTGTACACTCATATTTGTGCTGCATTCCCACAATTAAGGAAATTCTTACTCAAGCTTCCAGTTCCATCACGGATTCAGTTCCTGCTTCACATTGGAGGCCGACTCCATGCAGTGGTTGTGAAATACAGCCCAGAGGGTAAGATTTTGCAAATATTGGAAGATAGCGAGGGGAAGGTTGTTAAAGCTGTGAGTGAAGTTGAAGAAAAGGATGGAAAGTTATGGATGGGGAGTGTTCTGATGCCCTTCATAGCAGTCTACGACTTAGATTGA
- the LOC103444924 gene encoding uncharacterized protein isoform X1 encodes MKSSRRSITSLLLRRLQNLTPFKPTTILQPRRTFCAKSPANANNGNVPETSVSSYHEQYKQLEKLDFMTATKMLFTALPSKIKFGLDFHLVQLFFCCLPSLAVCLGAQYARYEITSMEAELEKKKKKEATKAKDELNATDGKK; translated from the exons ATGAAATCCAGTAGGAGATCGATCACTTCCCTGCTACTCAG GCGGTTACAAAATTTAACTCCTTTCAAACCCACAACAATCTTACAGCCAAGGAGAACATTTTGCGCCAAATCCCCCGCAAATGCCAACAACGGCAACGTCCCGGAGACGAGTGTGAGTTCGTACCATGAACAGTATAAGCAGCTGGAGAAGCTCGACTTCATGACCGCCACTAAAATGCTCTTCACTGCTCTCCCTTCGAAAATTAAATTTGG GCTCGATTTCCATTTGGTACAACTGTTCTTTTGTTGCCTGCCTTCCCTGG CCGTGTGTCTGGGGGCTCAGTATGCTCGCTATGAAATTACAAGCATGGAAGCG GAActggagaagaaaaagaagaaagaagcaacaaaagcaaaagacgaACTAAACGCTACTgatggaaaaaaataa